One stretch of Chelonia mydas isolate rCheMyd1 chromosome 21, rCheMyd1.pri.v2, whole genome shotgun sequence DNA includes these proteins:
- the LEMD1 gene encoding LEM domain-containing protein 1 isoform X1 — protein sequence MGPRGATVARLTPDQKAACSNHVGVLLLEKMAQVTVGVLIEKQEQENRDQDTTDEISIKLLSDNELQEKLFMYGAEPGPILPSTRTLYENKLRQLVNPSPQGLCAKPKESGDLDRDSESEEEKETGTEVVLETKDFKVTAACASGYCKAPHIEFSERHKKLLAPDADYSLAKIVAELEQILPEDKLPAHRTQGQKRSGGGSPQASRRTKGKIMLDKSTMTYRTPANTPQASIFVKQSRLQAADTMGDSVGKDDGQGETWFPDPRSPIGMSPAKRRSVRESDQSTQNIVEKSKVEKEKPKAAALEREEVHRGILSMPIRIAILAIFVFVLFVYVTMETNPDNPFTNFIIGRG from the exons GTTCTGCTGTTGGAAAAGATGGCCCAGGTCACTGTTGGTGTGTTGATAGAAAAGCAAGAACAAGAAAACCGAGATCAAGACACAACAGATGAAATCAGCATTAAACTACTGAGTGACAATGAATTGCAGGAAAAGCTTTTCATGTATGGTGCCGAGCCTGGACCGATACTAC CTTCTACAAGGACTCTTTATGAGAATAAACTACGGCAGTTGGTGAATCCAAGTCCACAAGGATTATGTGCCAAGCCAAAGGAAAGTGGAGATCTTGACCGGGACTCTGAGAGTGAGGAAGAAAAAG AGACAGGTACTGAAGTAGTCCTTGAAACAAAAGACTTTAAAGTGACAGCAGCTTGTGCCAGTGGCTACTGTAAA GCGCCACACATCGAATTTTCAGAACGCCACAAGAAACTCCTAGCACCTGATGCAGATTACAGTCTTGCCAAGATAGTGGCCGAG CTAGAGCAAATATTGCCAGAGGATAAGTTGCCAGCACATCGGACACAAGGACAGAAGAGGTCAGGTGGCGGCAGTCCCCAGGCTAGTCGTAGGACAAAG GGTAAGATCATGCTGGACAAGAGCACAATGACTTATCGAACACCAGCTAATACTCCACAGGCCTCAATATTTGTTAAACAGAGTAGACTGCAG GCAGCTGACACAATGGGTGACTCAGTGGGCAAAGATGATGGTCAAGGTGAAACATGGTTTCCTGATCCTCGGTCTCCCATAGGAATGAG TCCTGCTAAGAGAAGATCAGTGAGGGAGAGTGACCAGTCAACACAGAATATTGTGGAGAAGTCCAAAGTGGAAAAGGAGAAGCCCAAGGCAGCAGCATTAGAGCGGGAGGAGGTCCATCGAGGAATCTTATCAATGCCCATAAGGATTGCTATACTCGCTATCTTTGTTTTCGTACTCTTTGTCTATGTAACTATGGAGACCAACCCAGACAATCCATTCACAAACTTCATCATAGGAAGAGGATAG
- the LEMD1 gene encoding LEM domain-containing protein 1 isoform X3 has translation MGPRGATVLLLEKMAQVTVGVLIEKQEQENRDQDTTDEISIKLLSDNELQEKLFMYGAEPGPILPSTRTLYENKLRQLVNPSPQGLCAKPKESGDLDRDSESEEEKETGTEVVLETKDFKVTAACASGYCKAPHIEFSERHKKLLAPDADYSLAKIVAELEQILPEDKLPAHRTQGQKRSGGGSPQASRRTKGKIMLDKSTMTYRTPANTPQASIFVKQSRLQAADTMGDSVGKDDGQGETWFPDPRSPIGMSPAKRRSVRESDQSTQNIVEKSKVEKEKPKAAALEREEVHRGILSMPIRIAILAIFVFVLFVYVTMETNPDNPFTNFIIGRG, from the exons GTTCTGCTGTTGGAAAAGATGGCCCAGGTCACTGTTGGTGTGTTGATAGAAAAGCAAGAACAAGAAAACCGAGATCAAGACACAACAGATGAAATCAGCATTAAACTACTGAGTGACAATGAATTGCAGGAAAAGCTTTTCATGTATGGTGCCGAGCCTGGACCGATACTAC CTTCTACAAGGACTCTTTATGAGAATAAACTACGGCAGTTGGTGAATCCAAGTCCACAAGGATTATGTGCCAAGCCAAAGGAAAGTGGAGATCTTGACCGGGACTCTGAGAGTGAGGAAGAAAAAG AGACAGGTACTGAAGTAGTCCTTGAAACAAAAGACTTTAAAGTGACAGCAGCTTGTGCCAGTGGCTACTGTAAA GCGCCACACATCGAATTTTCAGAACGCCACAAGAAACTCCTAGCACCTGATGCAGATTACAGTCTTGCCAAGATAGTGGCCGAG CTAGAGCAAATATTGCCAGAGGATAAGTTGCCAGCACATCGGACACAAGGACAGAAGAGGTCAGGTGGCGGCAGTCCCCAGGCTAGTCGTAGGACAAAG GGTAAGATCATGCTGGACAAGAGCACAATGACTTATCGAACACCAGCTAATACTCCACAGGCCTCAATATTTGTTAAACAGAGTAGACTGCAG GCAGCTGACACAATGGGTGACTCAGTGGGCAAAGATGATGGTCAAGGTGAAACATGGTTTCCTGATCCTCGGTCTCCCATAGGAATGAG TCCTGCTAAGAGAAGATCAGTGAGGGAGAGTGACCAGTCAACACAGAATATTGTGGAGAAGTCCAAAGTGGAAAAGGAGAAGCCCAAGGCAGCAGCATTAGAGCGGGAGGAGGTCCATCGAGGAATCTTATCAATGCCCATAAGGATTGCTATACTCGCTATCTTTGTTTTCGTACTCTTTGTCTATGTAACTATGGAGACCAACCCAGACAATCCATTCACAAACTTCATCATAGGAAGAGGATAG
- the LEMD1 gene encoding LEM domain-containing protein 1 isoform X4: MAQVTVGVLIEKQEQENRDQDTTDEISIKLLSDNELQEKLFMYGAEPGPILPSTRTLYENKLRQLVNPSPQGLCAKPKESGDLDRDSESEEEKETGTEVVLETKDFKVTAACASGYCKAPHIEFSERHKKLLAPDADYSLAKIVAELEQILPEDKLPAHRTQGQKRSGGGSPQASRRTKGKIMLDKSTMTYRTPANTPQASIFVKQSRLQAADTMGDSVGKDDGQGETWFPDPRSPIGMSPAKRRSVRESDQSTQNIVEKSKVEKEKPKAAALEREEVHRGILSMPIRIAILAIFVFVLFVYVTMETNPDNPFTNFIIGRG; this comes from the exons ATGGCCCAGGTCACTGTTGGTGTGTTGATAGAAAAGCAAGAACAAGAAAACCGAGATCAAGACACAACAGATGAAATCAGCATTAAACTACTGAGTGACAATGAATTGCAGGAAAAGCTTTTCATGTATGGTGCCGAGCCTGGACCGATACTAC CTTCTACAAGGACTCTTTATGAGAATAAACTACGGCAGTTGGTGAATCCAAGTCCACAAGGATTATGTGCCAAGCCAAAGGAAAGTGGAGATCTTGACCGGGACTCTGAGAGTGAGGAAGAAAAAG AGACAGGTACTGAAGTAGTCCTTGAAACAAAAGACTTTAAAGTGACAGCAGCTTGTGCCAGTGGCTACTGTAAA GCGCCACACATCGAATTTTCAGAACGCCACAAGAAACTCCTAGCACCTGATGCAGATTACAGTCTTGCCAAGATAGTGGCCGAG CTAGAGCAAATATTGCCAGAGGATAAGTTGCCAGCACATCGGACACAAGGACAGAAGAGGTCAGGTGGCGGCAGTCCCCAGGCTAGTCGTAGGACAAAG GGTAAGATCATGCTGGACAAGAGCACAATGACTTATCGAACACCAGCTAATACTCCACAGGCCTCAATATTTGTTAAACAGAGTAGACTGCAG GCAGCTGACACAATGGGTGACTCAGTGGGCAAAGATGATGGTCAAGGTGAAACATGGTTTCCTGATCCTCGGTCTCCCATAGGAATGAG TCCTGCTAAGAGAAGATCAGTGAGGGAGAGTGACCAGTCAACACAGAATATTGTGGAGAAGTCCAAAGTGGAAAAGGAGAAGCCCAAGGCAGCAGCATTAGAGCGGGAGGAGGTCCATCGAGGAATCTTATCAATGCCCATAAGGATTGCTATACTCGCTATCTTTGTTTTCGTACTCTTTGTCTATGTAACTATGGAGACCAACCCAGACAATCCATTCACAAACTTCATCATAGGAAGAGGATAG